Proteins from one Proteiniborus ethanoligenes genomic window:
- a CDS encoding DUF262 domain-containing protein: protein MSRLVDSSISIYEALQNIKNGKYVMPAFQRQYVWSMEQVEKLWDSILLDYPIATFLFWHVDDDNVTWDTYFCNFLYEVTFDNRKQADTVNYELSNINVNQTDTAVLDGQQRLTSLFLSLFGNAFIRQKYARRKNSGGIVTKLLIELNKNKITVDEEEYNSKKYDIKFSEKVGKLSPTQFEIKNILEQKFQDDSTRDKAIEEAIFNVPADSKDYARNILNKLYNKIFVEKLIRYTEIHDMKQDDALEMFVRFNSGGKALRKSEITMSILEAYWPSAKTEFGKLLVDSYEGFGSDFIIRSALMIYGDVVKSNISKNIAEELKNNWSEFKKALKNLESTLKEIKIGVSRFASSWNVLLPIIYFIYYNPEYRNNLDGIRAYLIRAVLFTYFQSGTTGKLQQMKSRINENDYEITVDMLNQMNDLRVTEGKIEDILNEEKGSRVAGEALYFLSLDWRNTHFKYEQDHLHPFERFDGNKPISVSMEDWRKWRGNRNRLANLHLLEGRSNASKSDMRLVDYYNDMNVEQRADFHRQSFIPEGISLELEKFEEFYEARKAILTGKIRELLG from the coding sequence GTGAGTAGATTAGTTGATAGCAGTATAAGTATTTATGAAGCTTTACAGAATATAAAAAATGGTAAATATGTTATGCCAGCATTTCAAAGGCAGTATGTTTGGAGCATGGAACAAGTCGAAAAATTGTGGGACTCTATCCTTTTAGATTATCCCATAGCTACTTTTTTATTTTGGCATGTGGATGATGATAATGTAACTTGGGATACATACTTTTGTAATTTTTTATATGAGGTTACATTCGATAATCGTAAGCAAGCAGATACGGTAAATTATGAATTAAGCAATATAAATGTTAATCAGACTGACACAGCAGTGCTTGACGGACAACAGAGATTAACCTCATTATTTCTCTCTTTATTCGGGAATGCTTTTATCAGGCAAAAATATGCAAGGAGAAAAAATAGTGGTGGCATTGTTACGAAACTTTTGATTGAGTTAAATAAAAACAAAATAACTGTTGATGAGGAAGAATATAATAGCAAAAAATATGATATCAAATTCAGTGAAAAAGTTGGAAAGTTAAGTCCGACACAATTTGAGATCAAAAATATATTAGAACAAAAATTCCAAGACGATAGCACTAGAGATAAAGCTATTGAAGAGGCAATTTTTAATGTTCCTGCAGATAGCAAGGATTATGCTAGAAATATCTTAAATAAACTTTATAATAAGATTTTTGTAGAAAAGTTAATTCGATATACGGAAATTCATGACATGAAACAAGATGATGCTCTAGAAATGTTTGTAAGATTTAACAGTGGTGGAAAAGCCCTGCGTAAATCTGAAATAACTATGTCTATACTTGAGGCATACTGGCCAAGTGCAAAGACTGAATTTGGGAAACTACTTGTTGACTCTTATGAAGGCTTTGGTTCAGATTTTATAATTCGTTCTGCACTTATGATTTATGGAGATGTAGTTAAATCAAATATTAGTAAAAATATAGCAGAAGAATTAAAAAATAACTGGAGCGAGTTTAAAAAGGCTTTAAAAAATTTAGAAAGCACATTAAAAGAAATTAAAATCGGAGTAAGTAGATTTGCAAGTAGTTGGAACGTGCTATTACCGATTATCTACTTTATTTACTATAATCCTGAATACAGAAATAACCTTGATGGGATTCGTGCATATTTGATTAGGGCGGTTTTATTTACCTATTTTCAATCAGGGACAACTGGAAAGTTGCAGCAAATGAAGAGTAGAATTAACGAAAATGATTATGAGATAACTGTAGATATGCTCAATCAGATGAATGACCTTAGAGTAACAGAGGGCAAAATTGAGGATATTTTAAACGAAGAAAAAGGCAGTAGAGTTGCTGGTGAAGCCTTATATTTCCTTAGTTTAGACTGGAGAAATACTCACTTCAAATATGAGCAGGATCATCTTCATCCATTTGAAAGATTTGACGGTAATAAGCCGATATCAGTTTCTATGGAAGATTGGAGAAAATGGAGAGGTAACCGCAACAGACTGGCTAATTTGCATCTATTGGAAGGTAGAAGTAATGCTAGTAAAAGTGATATGAGGCTTGTTGATTATTATAATGATATGAATGTTGAACAAAGGGCAGATTTTCATAGACAATCTTTTATTCCAGAAGGAATATCCCTAGAACTAGAAAAATTTGAAGAGTTTTATGAAGCTAGAAAAGCGATACTCACGGGAAAAATACGTGAGTTGTTGGGATAG
- a CDS encoding ABC transporter ATP-binding protein: protein MENDNHTKIKRSTLDNLKFVFRYIWKWDKSLLYICGFNSIFIAVAPFIWILAPKFLIDELMGIKRVDILIKILLVTLLISAVTKYFIAYLAGAYRMKMSNIRFKFIDVIHEKAMEMDYKHTEDPDVLNAIRIAWRTVSNPHRGIGGILQKIFTILGSLAGFLGYIAIILTLNPLILLYLVVNVIIIYFINLKVNEYEKSQEGKRTEYFRKSVYVSSTMSDFQYGKDIRVYSMKDLLLRKKEYFDKIRTDISEDIESKRYRSDVIDAVLLLLREGIVYGYLIHRVVTGSLTIGNFTMYVATIGGFALWMGNLMKDIAFVKTNCKYVGDLRDFLDIKDEEKVKEPLKVPIQKPYEIEFKNVSFKYPNSDNYIFKNLSLKIKPGQKLAIVGVNGAGKTSLVKLLTRLYSPIEGEIYLNGININQFDQKEYYRLFSIVFQEIKMFAFNVTENIALKDKNINHERVKESARKAGIKEKVDSLEKGFSTSILKVIDEHGIELSGGENQKLALARALYKSGEIVVLDEPTAALDPIAEHNIYLSFNELIENRTAIYISHRLSSTRFCDVIAFMEEGEIKEYGTHDELMEKDGKYASMFNIQSQYYKEENMSKEAAGYGI from the coding sequence ATGGAAAACGATAACCATACAAAAATTAAAAGGAGTACATTAGATAATTTAAAATTTGTATTTAGGTACATTTGGAAATGGGACAAGTCATTATTATATATCTGTGGATTCAATTCGATATTTATTGCCGTTGCTCCTTTTATATGGATTTTAGCTCCTAAATTTTTAATAGATGAACTAATGGGGATAAAGCGTGTAGATATACTGATTAAGATACTTTTGGTCACACTATTGATATCAGCAGTTACTAAATATTTTATAGCCTATCTAGCAGGAGCTTATAGAATGAAAATGAGTAACATTAGATTTAAGTTTATTGATGTAATCCATGAGAAGGCTATGGAAATGGATTATAAGCATACAGAAGATCCTGACGTATTAAATGCCATTCGAATTGCATGGAGAACAGTAAGTAATCCCCATAGAGGAATTGGGGGAATTCTTCAGAAGATATTTACAATATTAGGTAGCTTAGCAGGATTTTTGGGATATATAGCAATAATACTAACATTAAATCCACTTATACTATTATATTTAGTTGTAAATGTTATTATAATTTACTTTATTAACTTAAAGGTTAATGAATATGAGAAAAGTCAAGAGGGTAAGAGAACGGAGTATTTCAGAAAGTCAGTATATGTATCTTCGACAATGTCTGATTTTCAATATGGTAAGGATATTAGAGTTTATAGTATGAAGGATTTGCTATTAAGAAAAAAAGAGTATTTTGATAAGATAAGAACAGATATTTCAGAAGATATAGAGAGTAAAAGATATAGGTCAGATGTTATTGATGCAGTTTTATTATTACTTAGGGAAGGCATTGTTTATGGATATTTGATACATAGAGTTGTAACAGGCAGCTTGACTATAGGAAATTTCACAATGTACGTAGCTACAATTGGTGGTTTTGCTTTATGGATGGGAAATCTTATGAAAGATATTGCCTTTGTTAAGACTAACTGTAAATATGTAGGGGATTTAAGAGATTTTTTAGATATAAAAGATGAAGAAAAAGTTAAGGAACCACTAAAAGTGCCTATTCAGAAGCCATATGAAATTGAATTTAAGAATGTATCCTTTAAATATCCTAACAGTGATAATTATATTTTCAAAAACCTTTCGTTAAAAATAAAACCAGGACAAAAGCTTGCTATAGTCGGAGTGAATGGAGCAGGAAAAACGTCACTTGTAAAGCTATTGACTAGGCTTTACTCTCCAATAGAAGGCGAAATTTACCTTAATGGAATAAATATAAATCAGTTTGATCAAAAAGAATATTATAGGCTATTCTCAATTGTGTTTCAGGAAATAAAAATGTTTGCTTTTAATGTAACGGAAAACATTGCTTTGAAAGATAAAAATATTAATCACGAAAGAGTTAAAGAATCAGCAAGAAAAGCTGGTATTAAGGAGAAGGTCGATAGCTTAGAGAAAGGCTTCTCTACAAGTATACTAAAGGTTATTGATGAACATGGCATTGAACTTTCAGGTGGAGAAAATCAAAAATTAGCTCTAGCAAGGGCATTATATAAAAGTGGAGAAATAGTTGTTTTAGATGAACCTACTGCAGCCCTTGATCCAATTGCAGAACACAATATTTATTTGAGCTTTAATGAATTGATTGAAAATAGGACAGCAATCTATATTTCTCATAGACTTTCGAGCACCAGATTCTGTGATGTCATAGCCTTTATGGAGGAGGGTGAGATAAAGGAGTATGGAACCCATGATGAGCTTATGGAGAAGGATGGAAAATACGCTAGCATGTTCAACATCCAATCACAATATTACAAAGAGGAGAACATGAGCAAGGAGGCTGCAGGCTATGGAATATAA
- a CDS encoding ABC transporter ATP-binding protein — protein sequence MEYKQRQGLGENIRILKYFLKLTHSISKSHIPTLLLSSFLKSAIPFLNIIVPKFIIDELIGQQRTEIFVQFIAILILGNFVLNITNRWFDKRVKIANEKMMYSFDTLISEKIVDMDFENIENPEILDLKERALFAIYNHGTIERLIENIAKAVSEIITMIGLIAIIFTLNGFIVLVILAIIALNSKIFDKLQKLSFEEGQKAVPANRAFAYFGTLTSDFSLGKDIRLYNIAPIILSKSSRFHTDIVAINTRHCRTEGKYNGLTNINLQFQMVLVYAYLTYRVFIEALSIGSFTMYASAISSFSTSVSSFINTFIEINQLCRYLDLFIQFEQLESKNQAGDRSLEEQDQYVIEFCNVSFKYPKNKDYTLKNISITIKHGEKLSLVGLNGAGKTTFIKLLTRLYEPTEGEILLNGINISEYKYDEYMKIFSVVFQDFKLLAFTIKENISLDDHNTASDESIFEVMREVGLEKEISKLEKGVNTSIYKRFDKKGIEFSGGQSQKLAIGRALYKDAPIVVLDEPTAALDPIAEYEIYNKFNDLVGNKIAIYISHRMSSCKICDKIAVFHRGEIIQYGNHDELIKDDNMQYAKMFKSQSQYYV from the coding sequence ATGGAATATAAACAAAGGCAAGGACTAGGTGAAAATATCAGAATTCTAAAGTACTTTTTAAAATTAACCCATAGCATATCCAAGTCCCACATACCAACTTTATTACTATCCTCGTTTTTAAAATCAGCCATCCCTTTTCTAAACATAATTGTTCCTAAGTTCATTATTGATGAATTAATTGGACAGCAAAGAACGGAGATATTTGTTCAATTTATTGCAATTCTAATCCTTGGTAATTTTGTATTGAATATCACTAATCGTTGGTTTGATAAGAGAGTTAAAATAGCAAATGAAAAAATGATGTATAGCTTTGATACATTAATAAGTGAAAAGATTGTTGACATGGATTTTGAGAACATAGAAAACCCGGAAATACTTGATTTAAAGGAGAGAGCTTTATTTGCAATTTATAATCATGGTACTATTGAAAGGTTAATAGAAAACATTGCAAAAGCAGTCTCTGAGATTATTACTATGATTGGACTTATTGCAATAATATTTACTTTGAATGGGTTTATAGTACTTGTAATATTAGCAATTATAGCATTAAATTCAAAGATATTTGATAAGTTACAGAAACTGAGCTTTGAAGAAGGTCAGAAAGCAGTACCTGCTAACAGAGCATTTGCTTACTTTGGTACATTGACATCAGATTTTTCTCTTGGTAAGGATATTAGATTATATAATATCGCACCTATTATTCTGTCAAAGTCCAGTAGGTTTCACACCGATATTGTAGCTATTAATACAAGGCATTGTAGAACAGAAGGGAAGTATAATGGATTAACCAATATAAATCTACAGTTTCAAATGGTATTAGTATATGCTTATTTGACTTATAGAGTTTTCATAGAAGCTCTATCTATAGGTAGCTTTACAATGTATGCCAGTGCTATCAGTAGCTTTAGTACTTCTGTTTCCTCATTTATTAATACTTTTATTGAGATAAACCAGCTATGTAGATATTTAGATCTATTTATTCAATTTGAGCAATTAGAATCTAAAAATCAAGCTGGTGATAGGAGTCTGGAAGAACAAGATCAGTATGTTATTGAGTTTTGTAATGTCTCTTTTAAGTATCCAAAGAATAAAGATTATACACTAAAAAACATATCCATAACTATCAAGCATGGTGAAAAATTATCCTTAGTAGGTCTAAATGGTGCTGGTAAAACAACTTTTATTAAGCTTTTGACAAGATTATATGAACCTACAGAAGGTGAAATACTTTTAAATGGAATTAACATTAGTGAATACAAATATGATGAATATATGAAAATATTCTCTGTAGTATTTCAAGATTTTAAACTATTAGCCTTTACAATCAAGGAGAATATATCTCTTGATGATCATAACACTGCATCAGATGAATCTATATTTGAGGTGATGAGAGAAGTAGGTCTAGAAAAAGAGATTTCTAAATTAGAAAAAGGGGTTAATACTTCTATATATAAAAGGTTTGACAAGAAAGGAATAGAATTTTCAGGAGGTCAATCTCAAAAGCTTGCTATTGGTAGAGCCTTATATAAAGATGCTCCAATAGTTGTGTTGGATGAACCTACTGCGGCCCTTGATCCCATAGCAGAGTATGAGATATACAACAAATTTAATGACTTAGTTGGAAATAAAATTGCTATATATATTTCACATAGGATGTCAAGCTGTAAAATCTGTGACAAAATTGCAGTGTTTCATAGAGGGGAGATAATCCAATATGGAAATCACGATGAGTTGATTAAGGATGATAATATGCAGTATGCTAAAATGTTTAAGTCTCAATCGCAGTATTATGTTTAA